From the genome of Desmodus rotundus isolate HL8 chromosome 2, HLdesRot8A.1, whole genome shotgun sequence, one region includes:
- the GP5 gene encoding platelet glycoprotein V, whose protein sequence is MLRSTLLCAALAFLRVQPFPCPPACKCTFRDAAQCSGGSVARVAALGLPTNLTHLLLFQMGHGTLQNHSFGGMTVLQRLILLDSNISAIAPGVFNDLIKLKTLRLSRNKITHLPGALLDKMVLLEQLFLNHNELKSIDQNLFQNLVNLQELSLKHNQLVFLAASLFSALGNLRLLDLSENNLTHLPKGLLGAQVKLERLLLHSNQLFSLDSGLLDGLRSLMELRLDRNLIRSVAPGAFDRLRNLSSLTLSRNQLEFLPSALFLHLHNLTSLTLFENPLEELPEVLFGEMAGLQQLWLNGTQLRTLPAAVFSNLSRLSALGVTLSPHLSALPGAAFRGLGNLRVLALHSNSLASLPDGLLRGLGQLRQVSLRHNKLRTLPHSLFRDLRSLEEVQLDHNQLETMPGDVFGALPRLAVVLLGHNPWRCDCSLRPFLAWLRQHPGLVGRAEPPQCHGPGQRAGLPLQALQDSDLGCLSTRGRPPHSPDPTPPALPAARSPPRLVPNSSEPWAWAQPVAEGKGQDHNLFWGLYFLLLAAQAVITGVIVFAMIKLGRLFRKLIRERALV, encoded by the coding sequence ATGCTGAGGAGCACCCTGCTGTGCGCCGCGCTCGCGTTCCTGCGCGTccagcccttcccctgcccacccGCCTGCAAGTGCACGTTCCGGGACGCGGCGCAGTGCTCCGGGGGCAGCGTGGCGCGCGTTGCCGCCCTCGgcctgcccaccaacctcacgCACCTCCTGCTTTTCCAAATGGGCCACGGCACCTTGCAGAATCACAGCTTCGGGGGCATGACGGTCCTGCAGCGCTTGATACTGTTAGATAGCAACATTTCCGCCATCGCCCCAGGCGTCTTCAACGACCTGATAAAACTTAAAACCCTCAGGTTGTCGCGTAACAAGATCACTCATCTTCCAGGTGCTCTCTTGGATAAGATGGTGCTCCTGGAACAGCTGTTTCTGAACCACAATGAGCTGAAGAGTATTGACCAAAACTTGTTTCAAAACCTGGTTAACCTGCAGGAGCTCTCTTTAAAACACAATCAACTCGTCTTCCTTGCTGCTAGCCTCTTCTCAGCTCTGGGGAACCTGAGATTGTTGGATTTATCAGAAAACAATTTGACTCACCTGCCCAAGGGATTGCTTGGGGCACAGGTTAAGCTTGAGAGACTTCTGCTCCACTCGAACCAGCTCTTCTCTCTGGATTCGGGGCTACTGGATGGCCTGCGCAGCCTGATGGAGCTGCGGCTCGACAGAAACCTCATCCGCTCGGTCGCGCCAGGGGCCTTCGACCGGCTCCGCAACCTGAGCAGTTTGACTCTTTCCAGAAACCAGCTAGAGTTCCTGCCCTCTGCGCTCTTTCTCCATTTGCACAATTTGACCTCCCTGACGCTGTTTGAGAACCCGCTGGAGGAGCTCCCGGAGGTGCTCTTCGGGGAGATGGCAGGCCTGCAGCAGCTGTGGCTAAACGGCACCCAGCTGCGCACCCTGCCCGCCGCCGTCTTCAGCAACCTGAGCCGCTTATCCGCGTTAGGGGTGACCCTGAGCCCGCATCTGAGCGCGCTCCCAGGGGCCGCGTTCCGGGGCCTCGGCAACCTGCGGGTGCTCGCCTTGCACTCCAAtagcctggcctccctccccgACGGCCTGCTGCGCGGCCTCGGCCAGTTGCGCCAAGTGTCGCTGCGCCACAACAAGCTGCGGACCCTGCCCCACTCGCTGTTCCGCGACCTCCGCAGCCTGGAGGAGGTCCAGCTTGACCATAACCAGCTGGAGACCATGCCTGGCGATGTGTTTGGGGCTCTGCCCCGGCTGGCGGtggtcctcctggggcacaatcCCTGGCGCTGCGACTGTAGCCTGCGGCCGTTCCTGGCGTGGCTGCGACAGCACCCGGGCCTCGTGGGCCGAGCCGAGCCCCCGCAGTGCCACGGCCCAGGGCAGCGCGCTGGCCTGCCCCTCCAGGCCCTGCAGGACAGTGACCTGGGGTGCCTGAGCACCCGGGGTCGGCCTCCCCACTCTCCCGACCCGACCCCGCCAGCCCTGCCGGCGGCCCGCAGCCCCCCACGTTTGGTGCCCAACAGCTCAGAACCCTGGGCATGGGCCCAGCCTGTAGCCGAGGGCAAGGGTCAAGACCATAACCTGTTCTGGGgtctttattttctgcttttagcTGCTCAGGCCGTAATAACTGGGGTCATTGTGTTTGCTATGATTAAACTCGGCCGGCTCTTTCGAAAATTAATCAGAGAGAGAGCTCTTGTTTga